TCGATCCTATTTTTGCTACCTCAATACGTCAAGGCAGGGGTTCAAGGCATCTCAATTGGTACGAACGATCTGACTCAACTTTTGCTAGGAGTCGATCGAGATCAAGGTGAGCTGGCAGCAGCGTTTGATGAGCGGCATCCGGTGGTAACGCAGGCGATCGCTCAAATTATCCAATTGGCAAGACAAGCGAATATTCCTTGCTCGATCTGCGGTCAAGCACCAGCACTGTATCCTGAGTTGATTGACTCGTTGGTCCGCTGGGGCATCACGTCAATCTCTGTAGAACCGGAAGCAGTAGAGAGGACTTATGTGGCGATCGCTCGTGCCGAACAACGCTTGCTGCTGGAAACTGCCCGCCGTCAAGTCAATCAAATTCAAGAACACTAATCAGCGCTCACCCAGCTTGACTGCACGCGCTACAATCCATTCAGTTATATTGTCCAGGGTCGTCATGCTAAATTATAACCCCCTACAGTATTTCCCCTCGGCCGAGGAGCTACCTGATGCAGACGACACCCCTGTGGATAATGAACTGCAAATTCTGGTTCCTACTTTACTAAGAGCAATCTTGTCTTGGCTGTGGGCAGAGCGAACCGACTGGTTCTTTGGAGTCAATATGGGTGTTTATTACGACCCTAAAGCATCAGCAATTGTGCCGAATGGCTTTCTCAGTCTTGGCGTAGAGCGACGTAAAGGGGAACGGGGACGGCTTTCATATGTGTTGTGGGAAGAAAATAATGTAGTTCCCCAGTTAGTCATAGAATTTGTTTCCCGAACTTATGGGCAAGAGTATGGTGACAAGTTAGCGTTATATGCCCATCTAGGCGTGTTGTACTACGTGGTTTATAACCCGCAATACTGGAAGCGGGACAAGCACGAACCATTTGAGTTGTACCGTCTAGAGGAAGGTAAGTATGTTCGGCTCCAGGAGGAACCCGTGTGGCTGCCAGAAATTGGTTTAGGAATTGGTCGAGGACTGGGGAGCTTTGAGGGGTGGAATCGTGGGTGGTTGTACTGGTATGACCAACAAGGAAGTAGGTTTCTATCACCTGAGGAACGGATGGAACAAGCGGAGCAAAGGGCACAACAAGAGCGGCAAATGAGAGAAGAGTTAATTGCCAGGTTGCGAGAACGAGGTATTGATCCCGACTCTATCTAGGAAATCTGAAATCTGAAGGTTAAGTAAGCTCAAAGCCTTCATTGCTTCAGTAAGGAAACTGGATCTTCGGCTACCCAACCTAATTGGGAAGCATAGCGCACTTCAAAATGCAGATGCGGTTGATTTGAAGTTGGTGTTCCGGTGGAACCCACCGTTCCGAGCAAGTCTCTCTGTTTGACCTTTTGACCCGCTTTTACTGCAATAGTCTGCAAGTGGGCGTAACGGCTTTGTCGTCCCCCCTGATGATTAACCACAACTAAATTTCCATAACTTCCTTGCTCACCAGCGAACGCCACCGTTCCTGCACCGACTGTCTGTACTGGAGTTCCAGCGGCTGCTAATAAATCCAAGCCGCTATGGAAGAAAACTTTACCTGTATTAGGATTAATCTGCCAACCATAGCCTAAAGCCACAGTCGCGACAGTAGGCAAAGGGTATCCGGCTAGCTCACCTGGGTTAGGAGTTACAGGACGCTCTGGCGACCAATTCACTCCTGGCACAAATACCACTTTGGGCGCTGTTTGACAGCCATTAACCTCGAACACAACGTCGGCACGAACTTTGTAATTTGCTGCTACCTGTCGCCAAGTTTGACCAGCAGGAACTTCCACGCGGATACCGTTATAAGGAGGAATCAAAATTTCACTGCCAACAGCGACCGTTCCGTCCCGCAAAGCCGGATTCATTCCCATTAGGGTAGCTGGGATGAGATTGTATTGTTGTGCTATGCTCTCCAAGGTTTCACCCGGAGCAACTTTGTGACGAGTCAGGCGAGATAGTGCTGGCAAAGGACAAGCCGCAGCAGAGCTGTTGGAGGGGGCAGGATTAGCTTGGGAGGCTATTGGCACAACTAAGGTCATCAGTGTCGAGAGCAAGAGTAGCCAGCAGCTTGAATTCATGCCACTGACGTGAGGAGTGAGGAGTGAGGAGTGCGCCGTTCGCCTCATGATAGTTGCGAGTGGGTTAGGGTTGACTAGCGATCGCTTACTTTAGCCTTAAATTTATCAACTCACTCACTGAGCGCTTGATTACACTTAGAAGTTAGCATCTA
This window of the Chroococcidiopsis sp. CCMEE 29 genome carries:
- a CDS encoding Uma2 family endonuclease; this encodes MLNYNPLQYFPSAEELPDADDTPVDNELQILVPTLLRAILSWLWAERTDWFFGVNMGVYYDPKASAIVPNGFLSLGVERRKGERGRLSYVLWEENNVVPQLVIEFVSRTYGQEYGDKLALYAHLGVLYYVVYNPQYWKRDKHEPFELYRLEEGKYVRLQEEPVWLPEIGLGIGRGLGSFEGWNRGWLYWYDQQGSRFLSPEERMEQAEQRAQQERQMREELIARLRERGIDPDSI
- a CDS encoding M23 family metallopeptidase, yielding MNSSCWLLLLSTLMTLVVPIASQANPAPSNSSAAACPLPALSRLTRHKVAPGETLESIAQQYNLIPATLMGMNPALRDGTVAVGSEILIPPYNGIRVEVPAGQTWRQVAANYKVRADVVFEVNGCQTAPKVVFVPGVNWSPERPVTPNPGELAGYPLPTVATVALGYGWQINPNTGKVFFHSGLDLLAAAGTPVQTVGAGTVAFAGEQGSYGNLVVVNHQGGRQSRYAHLQTIAVKAGQKVKQRDLLGTVGSTGTPTSNQPHLHFEVRYASQLGWVAEDPVSLLKQ